From Astyanax mexicanus isolate ESR-SI-001 chromosome 16, AstMex3_surface, whole genome shotgun sequence, one genomic window encodes:
- the LOC111192563 gene encoding trifunctional enzyme subunit alpha, mitochondrial-like → MAVQLALTVVTRLAVPARSTGILTNLTKGVGLSSFTSTICSGLFGRSFSTSSHLKNRKVTWEAKGDVAVVYVNDPHSEVNTWSAQTKKEMVEAMEGIWNNDSVGSAVVISPKPHSFISGVDVDMISACKSKEEATLLSQQWQGMMKRIEGSPKPIVAAISGWCLDGGLEFATACQYRLATRSRTSLVSREVRLGLMPSAGGTQRLTKLLGPYHALDVMLEGCRINADEALKIGLVHKVVDTLDLKYFEDIAVDCARGIVDKTITLTPEKNWTKIAQDFYYCFPIFRYSVYWNMLERIMNRETLTTAPLKILETVQIGVELGPEAGFRAESRNFGELVMSPETNVLTAPYQDLIIRYLKRKSRT, encoded by the coding sequence ATGGCGGTACAGCTAGCACTCACTGTCGTGACCAGACTTGCGGTACCGGCCAGAAGCACAGGaattttaactaatttaactaaAGGAGTGGGCCTCTCTTCCTTCACTAGCACCATATGTTCAGGTTTATTTGGAAGATCATTCAGTACATCTTCCCACTTAAAGAATCGAAAAGTGACCTGGGAAGCCAAGGGGGATGTGGCTGTTGTTTACGTCAATGACCCACATTCAGAGGTGAACACATGGTCAGCTCAGACAAAgaaggagatggtggaggctATGGAGGGGATCTGGAATAACGACTCAGTCGGAAGTGCTGTAGTGATCTCCCCCAAGCCGCACAGCTTCATTTCAGGGGTCGACGTAGACATGATCTCGGCCTGTAAATCTAAAGAGGAAGCAACTCTCCTTTCTCAGCAGTGGCAGGGCATGATGAAAAGAATTGAAGGCTCCCCCAAACCTATTGTTGCTGCTATCAGCGGATGGTGTCTTGATGGGGGATTGGAGTTTGCCACAGCCTGCCAGTACAGATTGGCTACGAGGAGCAGGACCAGTCTCGTCAGCCGTGAGGTCAGGCTGGGTCTTATGCCTAGTGCTGGAGGTACACAAAGACTGACTAAATTGCTTGGACCATACCATGCCTTGGATGTGATGCTGGAAGGTTGCAGAATCAATGCTGATGAGGCACTGAAAATTGGTCTGGTGCATAAGGTGGTTGACACGCTGGATCTTAAATATTTTGAGGATATAGCTGTAGACTGTGCTCGAGGAATAGTTGACAAGACTATTACACTCACTCCAGAAAAGAATTGGACCAAGATAGCACAGGATTTCTATTATTGCTTTCCAATATTTCGGTACTCTGTGTACTGGAATATGTTGGAAAGAATTATGAACAGGGAAACATTGACGACTGCACCCCTAAAAATATTAGAGACTGTGCAGATTGGAGTGGAGCTGGGACCAGAAGCAGGGTTCCGAGCAGAGTCGAGGAACTTTGGTGAATTAGTAATGAGCCCTGAAACAAACGTGCTCACCGCACCGTACCAAGACCTGATTATAAGGTACCTCAAAAGGAAATCTAGAACATAa